The following coding sequences are from one Bos taurus isolate L1 Dominette 01449 registration number 42190680 breed Hereford chromosome 26, ARS-UCD2.0, whole genome shotgun sequence window:
- the LOC100295832 gene encoding small ubiquitin-related modifier 1-like: MSDQEAKPSTEDLGDKKEGEYSKLKVTRQDSSESHFKVKMVIHLKKLKESDCQRQEGMEEKDMIRIYQK; encoded by the exons ATGTCCGACCAGGAAGCAAAACCTTCAACCGAGGACTTGGGGGATAAGAAAGAAGGAGAATATAGTAAACTCAAAGTCACCAGACAGGATAGCAGTGAGAGTCACTTCAAAGTGAAAATGGTGATACATCTCAAGAAACTCAAAGAATCAGATTGTCAAAGACAGGAAG GAATGGAAGAAAAAGATATGATCAGAATTTATCAGAAATAA